In Sphingomonas sp. SORGH_AS_0950, the following are encoded in one genomic region:
- the araD1 gene encoding AraD1 family protein produces the protein MADRLLQHRAPDGTRSVILARGDQAAFVPGIDTVIALAQRAIAGGQSLLDTALACGEGAAVDLKAELAAGHLIAPIDHEDPAHCVMTGTGLTHLGSAEGRDKMHRDAAAAAHQTDSMRMFLEGVEGGKPGDGQVGQQPEWFYKGDGSQLVGPGDALEMPAFAQDGGEEPELAGIYLIGPDGTPHRLGLCLANEFSDHVTERHNYLWLAHSKLRPAAIGAELLLGDVPEHIEGTSKVVRDGETLWEKPFLSGEANMSHSLANLEHHHFKYALFRRPGDVHVHFFGTATLSFADGIRTQEGDVFEIAAAPFTLPLANPLARTEDKPVTVGRL, from the coding sequence ATGGCTGATCGCCTGTTGCAGCACCGCGCACCCGATGGGACCCGTTCGGTCATTCTGGCGCGGGGCGACCAAGCGGCCTTCGTGCCGGGCATCGACACGGTAATCGCATTGGCGCAGCGTGCCATTGCCGGCGGGCAGTCGCTGCTCGACACCGCACTGGCCTGTGGCGAGGGCGCGGCCGTCGATTTGAAGGCGGAGCTGGCGGCGGGCCATCTGATCGCGCCGATCGACCATGAAGACCCCGCGCATTGCGTCATGACCGGCACCGGTCTGACCCATCTCGGCTCGGCCGAGGGGCGCGACAAGATGCACCGCGACGCGGCGGCCGCCGCGCACCAGACCGACTCGATGCGCATGTTCCTGGAAGGCGTCGAGGGCGGCAAGCCCGGCGATGGCCAGGTCGGCCAGCAGCCCGAATGGTTCTACAAGGGCGATGGCTCGCAGCTGGTCGGCCCGGGCGACGCGCTCGAAATGCCCGCCTTCGCGCAGGATGGCGGCGAGGAGCCCGAGTTGGCGGGCATCTATCTGATCGGCCCCGACGGCACGCCGCATCGGCTGGGCCTGTGCCTCGCCAATGAGTTCTCGGACCATGTGACCGAGCGGCACAATTATCTCTGGCTCGCGCACAGCAAGCTGCGCCCCGCCGCGATCGGCGCCGAACTGCTGCTCGGCGACGTGCCCGAGCATATCGAGGGGACCAGCAAGGTCGTCCGCGACGGCGAGACGCTGTGGGAAAAGCCGTTCCTGTCGGGGGAGGCCAACATGTCGCACAGCCTGGCGAACCTCGAGCATCATCACTTCAAATATGCGCTGTTCCGTCGTCCGGGCGACGTGCACGTCCACTTCTTCGGCACCGCGACCCTGTCGTTCGCCGACGGCATCCGGACGCAGGAAGGCGATGTGTTCGAAATCGCCGCGGCGCCCTTCACCCTGCCGCTCGCCAATCCGCTGGCGCGGACCGAGGACAAGCCGGTGACGGTCGGACGTCTCTGA
- a CDS encoding aldehyde dehydrogenase (NADP(+)), translating into MTDFRSIDAATGQPVGDAFAVHGPADVDAACAAAEEAFDVYRATSREERAVFLDRIGAEIMAIGDDLIQAAMRESGLPRARLEGERGRTVGQLGLFAKVLRAGAYLQVRIDPALPDRQPLPRPDLRLRMVPLGPVAVFGASNFPLAFSTAGGDTASALAAGCPVIVKGHPAHPQTGALVAAAIERAVEACGLPKGVFGHLTGPSNELGGALVRDPRIAAVGFTGSRAGGLALLKIAQERPIPIPVYAEMSSINPVVLMPEALKARGAALGTAFVGSLTMGAGQFCTNPGLLLAIEDEGLDGFVEAARTALTEAAAQTMLTPGIHAAYTKASESLASHDKVETVAKGKVGEGVTAGRAAFFQTTAEAFLADEALGHEVFGASSILVRCRDEAELIAVLKAAEGQLTATIQMDEGDTDMAARLVPVLERKAGRILANGWPTGVEVAHAMVHGGPFPSTSDARTTSVGSLAIDRYLRPVSYQNLSAALLPQDLKDEAAGTLPRLVDGQPG; encoded by the coding sequence ATGACCGATTTCCGCTCGATCGACGCCGCCACCGGACAGCCGGTGGGCGACGCCTTTGCGGTGCACGGACCGGCCGATGTCGATGCGGCCTGTGCCGCAGCAGAGGAGGCGTTCGACGTCTATCGCGCCACCAGCCGCGAGGAGCGCGCCGTGTTCCTCGACAGGATCGGTGCGGAGATCATGGCCATTGGCGACGATCTGATCCAGGCAGCGATGCGCGAAAGCGGTCTGCCGCGCGCGCGGCTGGAGGGCGAGCGCGGCCGCACGGTCGGCCAGCTCGGCCTGTTCGCCAAGGTGCTGCGCGCCGGGGCCTATCTCCAGGTCCGTATCGACCCCGCCCTGCCCGACCGCCAGCCGCTGCCGCGCCCCGATCTGCGCCTGCGCATGGTGCCGCTGGGCCCGGTCGCGGTGTTCGGCGCGTCCAACTTCCCACTCGCCTTCTCGACCGCCGGTGGCGACACGGCATCCGCGCTGGCCGCCGGTTGCCCGGTGATCGTCAAGGGCCATCCCGCCCATCCGCAGACCGGCGCGCTGGTCGCCGCCGCGATCGAACGCGCGGTCGAGGCCTGCGGTCTGCCCAAGGGCGTGTTCGGTCATCTGACCGGCCCCAGCAACGAACTGGGCGGCGCGCTGGTCCGTGATCCGCGCATCGCGGCGGTCGGCTTCACCGGCTCGCGCGCGGGCGGCCTGGCGCTGCTGAAGATCGCACAGGAGCGGCCCATCCCGATCCCCGTCTATGCCGAGATGTCCAGCATCAACCCGGTCGTGCTGATGCCCGAGGCGCTGAAGGCGCGCGGCGCCGCGCTGGGCACCGCCTTTGTCGGCTCGCTGACCATGGGCGCGGGCCAGTTCTGCACCAATCCGGGCCTGTTGCTGGCGATCGAGGACGAGGGGCTGGACGGCTTTGTCGAGGCGGCGCGCACCGCGCTGACCGAGGCGGCGGCGCAGACCATGCTGACGCCCGGCATCCACGCCGCCTATACCAAGGCGTCGGAGTCGCTGGCGAGCCACGACAAGGTCGAGACGGTTGCGAAAGGAAAGGTGGGCGAGGGCGTCACCGCCGGTCGCGCCGCCTTCTTCCAGACCACGGCCGAGGCGTTCCTCGCCGACGAGGCGCTGGGTCATGAAGTGTTCGGCGCGTCGTCGATCCTGGTCCGCTGCCGCGACGAGGCGGAACTGATCGCGGTGCTCAAGGCCGCCGAGGGTCAGCTGACCGCTACGATCCAGATGGATGAGGGCGATACCGACATGGCCGCGCGGCTGGTGCCGGTGCTCGAGCGCAAGGCGGGGCGGATCCTGGCCAATGGCTGGCCGACCGGCGTCGAGGTGGCGCATGCCATGGTCCATGGCGGCCCGTTCCCCTCGACCTCGGACGCGCGCACGACCTCGGTCGGCAGCCTGGCGATCGATCGCTATCTGCGGCCGGTGTCGTACCAGAATCTGTCGGCCGCGCTGCTGCCGCAGGATTTGAAGGACGAAGCGGCGGGCACGCTGCCCCGTCTGGTCGACGGCCAGCCGGGCTAA
- a CDS encoding FadR/GntR family transcriptional regulator translates to MTNGNAAPEPLVDSPVQSPADSEVPAPKTRRGTGRRLHGAIAHKLGAAIVSGEYRPGDTLSGEVAFSEALDVSRSAYREAVQVLSAKGLVESRPKTGTRVLPRNRWNLLDPDVLAWAFSGEPDIQFVRSLFELRSIVEPAAARLAAERRDKADLKEMRDALAAMRRHTLATEAGRTADREFHNAVLAATRNDALVVLTASIGAAVAWTTQFKQRSRALPRNPVPDHVKVYDAIAAGDVEGAGEAMRLLVDLALEDTRSAMEG, encoded by the coding sequence ATGACGAACGGGAACGCCGCGCCCGAACCCCTGGTCGATTCCCCGGTCCAGTCCCCGGCCGATTCCGAGGTTCCCGCACCCAAGACCCGGCGCGGCACCGGCCGCCGTCTGCACGGCGCGATCGCGCACAAGCTGGGCGCGGCGATCGTGTCGGGCGAATATCGCCCCGGCGACACGCTGTCGGGCGAGGTCGCCTTTTCCGAGGCGCTCGACGTGTCGCGCAGCGCCTATCGCGAGGCGGTGCAGGTGCTGAGCGCCAAGGGGCTGGTCGAAAGCCGACCCAAGACGGGCACCCGCGTCCTGCCGCGCAACCGTTGGAACCTGCTCGACCCCGATGTGCTCGCCTGGGCCTTTTCGGGTGAGCCCGACATCCAGTTCGTGCGCAGCCTGTTCGAGCTGCGGTCGATCGTCGAGCCCGCCGCCGCGCGGCTGGCGGCCGAGCGACGCGACAAGGCCGACCTGAAGGAGATGCGCGACGCGCTGGCCGCGATGCGCCGCCACACGCTGGCGACCGAGGCGGGGCGCACGGCGGACCGCGAATTCCACAACGCGGTGCTGGCCGCGACCCGCAACGACGCGCTGGTCGTGCTGACCGCCAGCATCGGCGCGGCGGTCGCCTGGACCACCCAGTTCAAGCAGCGGTCGCGCGCGCTGCCCCGCAATCCGGTGCCCGACCATGTGAAAGTCTATGACGCGATCGCCGCGGGCGATGTCGAGGGCGCGGGAGAGGCCATGCGGCTGCTCGTCGATCTGGCGCTGGAGGATACCCGCAGCGCGATGGAAGGATAA
- a CDS encoding SMP-30/gluconolactonase/LRE family protein, producing the protein MQQAEHCLTVGATLGEGPIWVDGLLWFVDIKQQRIYAHDPVAGTLDHWDSPEMVGWVVPAQRGGFVAGLKSGPHHFDPATGGFERMAEVDTHLPANRLNDACVDGQGRIWFGTMDNDETALSGRLFSWVAGLVSPSSADAVCITNGPAISPDDSTLYHVDTLGKVILAHAILADGTLGPATEFARFGDADGHPDGAICDAEGGVWVGFYGGWAARRYGPDGVMTDEVRFPVSNITKIALGGPDGRTAYATTARQGLSDEQLAEQVQAGDIFTFRVAVPAKPLHRAAF; encoded by the coding sequence ATGCAGCAGGCCGAACATTGTCTGACCGTGGGTGCGACGCTGGGCGAGGGCCCGATCTGGGTCGACGGCCTGCTGTGGTTCGTCGATATCAAGCAGCAGCGCATCTATGCCCATGATCCGGTGGCGGGCACGCTCGATCACTGGGACTCGCCCGAAATGGTCGGCTGGGTGGTGCCGGCGCAGCGCGGCGGATTCGTCGCCGGGCTGAAGTCGGGCCCGCATCACTTCGATCCCGCCACCGGCGGGTTCGAGCGTATGGCCGAGGTCGATACGCATCTCCCCGCCAACCGCCTGAACGATGCGTGCGTCGACGGGCAGGGGCGGATCTGGTTCGGCACGATGGACAATGACGAGACGGCGCTGTCGGGCCGTCTGTTCAGCTGGGTCGCGGGACTGGTCTCGCCGTCCAGCGCCGATGCGGTGTGCATCACCAACGGTCCCGCCATCTCGCCCGACGACTCGACGCTCTATCATGTCGACACGCTGGGCAAGGTCATCCTGGCGCACGCGATCCTGGCGGACGGGACGCTCGGCCCCGCGACCGAGTTCGCGCGCTTCGGCGATGCGGACGGTCATCCCGACGGCGCGATCTGCGATGCCGAGGGCGGGGTGTGGGTCGGCTTCTATGGCGGCTGGGCGGCGCGGCGTTACGGCCCCGACGGCGTGATGACCGACGAGGTGCGCTTCCCCGTGTCCAACATCACCAAGATCGCGCTGGGCGGCCCCGACGGCCGCACCGCCTATGCCACCACCGCGCGGCAGGGCCTGTCGGACGAGCAACTCGCCGAGCAGGTCCAGGCGGGCGACATCTTCACCTTCCGGGTCGCGGTCCCGGCCAAGCCGCTCCACCGCGCGGCCTTCTGA
- a CDS encoding SDR family NAD(P)-dependent oxidoreductase → MLQKTSAADLVARYPSLTDKRVIVTGGGSGIGEGLVEAFVAQGARVAFVDIAEEASRALVERLSGDARHAPIHRRCDLTDLDHLKTIFAELEEALGGVDILVNNAGNDDRHSIADVTPAYWDERLNVNLRHQFFAAQAVIPAMKRAGGGAILNFGSISWHLGLNDLVLYQTCKAAIEGLTRSLARDLGRDNIRVNTIVPGNVQTPRQEKWYTPEGEAEIVAAQCIDGRIQPADVAALVLFLASDDARMCTGHDYFIDAGWR, encoded by the coding sequence ATGTTGCAGAAGACCAGCGCCGCCGATCTGGTCGCGCGCTATCCCAGCCTGACCGACAAGCGGGTGATCGTGACCGGCGGCGGCTCGGGGATCGGCGAGGGGCTGGTCGAGGCGTTTGTCGCGCAGGGCGCGCGCGTCGCGTTCGTCGACATCGCCGAGGAGGCGAGCCGGGCGCTGGTCGAGCGGCTGTCGGGCGATGCCCGCCATGCGCCGATCCATCGCCGCTGCGACCTGACCGATCTCGACCATCTCAAGACGATCTTCGCCGAGCTGGAAGAGGCGCTGGGCGGGGTCGACATCCTGGTCAACAATGCGGGCAATGACGACCGCCACAGCATCGCGGACGTGACCCCGGCCTATTGGGACGAGCGGCTCAACGTCAATCTGCGCCACCAGTTCTTTGCCGCGCAGGCGGTGATCCCCGCGATGAAGCGCGCCGGTGGCGGCGCGATCCTGAACTTCGGGTCGATCAGCTGGCACCTGGGTCTCAACGACCTGGTCCTGTACCAGACGTGCAAGGCCGCGATCGAGGGCCTGACCCGCAGCCTGGCGCGCGATCTGGGGCGCGACAACATCCGCGTGAACACCATCGTGCCGGGCAACGTCCAGACGCCGCGCCAGGAAAAATGGTACACGCCCGAAGGCGAGGCGGAGATCGTCGCGGCCCAGTGCATCGACGGGCGCATCCAGCCCGCCGATGTCGCGGCGCTGGTGCTGTTCCTGGCCTCGGACGATGCCCGGATGTGCACCGGCCACGACTATTTCATCGACGCCGGTTGGCGCTGA
- a CDS encoding fumarylacetoacetate hydrolase family protein has product MASNSTPLIDALPEDWRTGRFVGRIDRGEGPCPILVQGGEVFDMSRVAPTVSALIAAGTVEAGQGESLGDLGDLNLSPEQGAANRLLSPIDLQCVKAAGVTFAVSALERVIEERARGDHAKAAGLRATLEQALGGNIRSVVPGSPEAAQLKDALIAEGLWSQYLEVAIGPDAEIFTKSPVLSTVGWGMPVGVRSDSTWNNPEPEVVLVADAHGKAVGATLGNDVNLRDFEGRSALLLGKAKDNNASCSLGPLVRLFDDGFTMDDVRSSEVKLTITGTDGYVLEGASSMDQISRDPEDLLGQALSEHHYPDGLVLFLGTLFAPTQDRDEPGRGFTHKVGDTVVIANPRLGTLVNPVMTSADAPAWTFGLGDLMRNLAKRGLL; this is encoded by the coding sequence ATGGCAAGCAATTCCACTCCTCTGATCGATGCCCTGCCCGAGGATTGGCGGACGGGCCGTTTCGTCGGCCGTATCGATCGCGGCGAGGGGCCATGTCCTATTTTGGTGCAGGGCGGGGAAGTTTTCGACATGAGCCGCGTCGCCCCGACCGTTTCGGCGCTGATCGCGGCCGGTACGGTCGAGGCCGGGCAGGGGGAATCGCTGGGCGATCTGGGCGACCTGAACCTGTCCCCCGAGCAAGGCGCGGCCAACCGCCTGCTCTCGCCGATCGATCTGCAATGCGTGAAGGCGGCGGGCGTGACCTTCGCCGTGTCGGCGCTGGAGCGGGTGATCGAGGAGCGTGCGCGCGGCGACCATGCCAAGGCGGCGGGGCTGCGCGCCACGCTGGAACAGGCGCTGGGCGGCAATATCCGCTCGGTGGTGCCGGGCTCGCCCGAGGCCGCGCAGCTCAAGGACGCGCTGATCGCCGAGGGGCTGTGGTCGCAATATCTGGAGGTCGCGATCGGCCCGGATGCCGAGATCTTCACCAAGTCGCCGGTGCTGTCGACCGTCGGTTGGGGCATGCCGGTCGGGGTCCGTTCCGATTCGACCTGGAACAACCCGGAGCCCGAGGTGGTGCTGGTCGCCGACGCGCATGGCAAGGCGGTCGGCGCGACGCTGGGCAACGACGTCAATCTGCGCGATTTCGAGGGGCGCTCGGCGCTGCTGCTGGGCAAGGCGAAGGACAACAACGCCTCCTGCTCGCTCGGGCCGCTCGTCCGGCTGTTCGACGACGGCTTCACCATGGACGATGTCCGGTCGAGCGAGGTCAAGCTGACCATCACCGGCACCGACGGCTATGTGCTGGAAGGCGCCAGCTCGATGGACCAGATCAGCCGCGATCCCGAGGACCTGCTGGGCCAGGCGCTCAGCGAGCATCATTATCCGGACGGCCTCGTCCTGTTCCTCGGCACGCTGTTCGCGCCGACCCAGGACCGTGACGAGCCCGGCCGCGGCTTCACCCACAAGGTCGGCGACACCGTCGTCATCGCCAACCCGCGTCTGGGCACGCTGGTCAATCCGGTGATGACCAGTGCCGACGCCCCGGCCTGGACCTTCGGTCTGGGCGACCTGATGCGCAACCTGGCCAAGCGTGGCCTGTTGTGA
- a CDS encoding IlvD/Edd family dehydratase — protein sequence MTDTPKLRSRAWFDNPENIDMTALYLERYLNFGLSLEELQSGKPIIGIAQTGSDLSPCNRHHLVLAERVREGVREAGGIVLEFPVHPIQETGKRPTAGLDRNLAYLGLVEVLYGYPLDAVVLTIGCDKTTPAALMAAATVNIPAIALSVGPMLNGWHKGERTGSGTIVWKARQMLAAGEIDDAEFIRLVASSAPSTGYCNTMGTATTMNSLAEALGMSLPGSAAIPAPYRDRQEVAYLTGKRIVEMVNEDLKPSDILTKEAFHNAIKVNSAIGGSTNAPIHLAAIARHIGVDLPVQDWETEGHKIPLLVNLQPAGEYLGEDYYRAGGVPAVVNQLIEQGLIHEGAMTVNGKTMGENCRGVAIEDEKVIRPFAQPLKEEAGFIVLSGNLFDAAVMKTSVISEEFRERYLSNPDDPDAFEGPAVVFDGPEDYHHRIDDPATGITPQTLLFMRGAGPIGYPGAAEVVNMRPPAYLITEGVHSLPCIGDGRQSGTSGSPSILNASPEAAAMGGLALIETGDRVRIDLNKGTANILISDEELAERRKTLAAAGGYKYPASQTPWQEIQRSVVGQMSTGAILEGAEKYQRIAQTQGLPRDNH from the coding sequence ATGACCGACACGCCCAAACTGCGCAGCCGCGCCTGGTTCGACAATCCCGAGAATATCGACATGACCGCGCTCTATCTGGAGCGGTATCTGAACTTCGGCCTGTCGCTGGAGGAGCTTCAGTCGGGCAAGCCGATCATCGGCATCGCGCAGACCGGCTCGGACCTCTCGCCCTGCAACCGCCATCATCTGGTGCTGGCCGAGCGGGTGCGTGAGGGCGTGCGCGAGGCGGGCGGCATCGTCCTGGAATTCCCGGTCCATCCGATCCAGGAAACCGGCAAGCGCCCGACCGCGGGCCTCGACCGCAACCTGGCCTATCTGGGGCTGGTCGAGGTGCTGTACGGCTATCCGCTCGACGCGGTGGTGCTGACCATCGGTTGCGACAAGACGACCCCGGCCGCGCTGATGGCCGCCGCCACCGTCAACATCCCCGCGATCGCGCTGTCGGTCGGGCCGATGCTCAACGGCTGGCACAAGGGCGAGCGGACCGGCTCGGGCACCATCGTCTGGAAGGCGCGCCAGATGCTGGCGGCGGGCGAGATCGACGATGCGGAGTTCATCCGCCTGGTCGCCTCGTCGGCACCGTCGACCGGCTATTGCAACACCATGGGCACCGCGACCACGATGAACTCGCTGGCCGAGGCGCTGGGCATGTCGCTGCCCGGCTCGGCCGCGATCCCCGCGCCCTATCGCGATCGCCAGGAAGTCGCGTACCTGACCGGCAAGCGCATCGTCGAGATGGTGAACGAGGACCTGAAGCCCTCCGACATCCTGACCAAGGAGGCGTTCCACAACGCGATCAAGGTGAACTCGGCGATCGGCGGCTCGACCAACGCGCCGATCCACCTCGCCGCCATCGCGCGCCATATCGGCGTCGACCTGCCCGTGCAGGACTGGGAGACCGAGGGGCACAAGATCCCGCTGCTCGTGAACCTGCAACCGGCGGGCGAATATCTGGGCGAGGATTATTACCGCGCAGGCGGCGTGCCCGCCGTGGTCAACCAGTTGATCGAGCAGGGGCTGATCCACGAGGGCGCGATGACCGTCAACGGCAAGACCATGGGCGAGAATTGCCGGGGCGTCGCGATCGAGGACGAAAAGGTCATCCGCCCCTTCGCTCAGCCGCTGAAGGAAGAGGCGGGCTTCATCGTCCTGTCGGGCAATCTGTTCGACGCCGCCGTGATGAAGACCAGCGTGATCTCGGAGGAATTCCGCGAGCGTTATCTGTCCAACCCCGACGATCCCGATGCCTTTGAAGGTCCGGCGGTCGTGTTCGACGGGCCGGAGGATTATCACCATCGGATCGACGATCCCGCGACCGGCATCACGCCGCAGACGCTGCTGTTCATGCGTGGCGCGGGGCCGATCGGCTATCCGGGCGCGGCGGAAGTCGTCAACATGCGCCCGCCCGCCTATCTGATCACCGAGGGCGTGCACTCGCTGCCCTGCATCGGCGACGGGCGTCAGTCGGGCACCTCGGGTTCGCCCTCGATCCTGAACGCCAGCCCGGAAGCGGCGGCGATGGGCGGCCTGGCGCTGATCGAGACCGGCGACCGGGTGCGCATCGACCTGAACAAGGGCACCGCCAACATCCTCATCTCCGACGAGGAACTGGCCGAGCGTCGCAAGACCCTCGCGGCGGCGGGCGGGTATAAATATCCTGCGTCGCAGACCCCGTGGCAGGAAATCCAGCGTTCGGTGGTCGGCCAGATGTCGACCGGCGCCATCCTGGAGGGGGCCGAGAAGTATCAGCGTATCGCCCAGACCCAGGGCCTGCCGCGCGACAACCATTGA
- a CDS encoding aldose epimerase family protein — MSSTAALAGEAKRAPAGQLADGAAIEAVTLTNKAGLSARVLTYGATLQSVMAPDRDGKLADVLLGYDKADDYVNHPNFFGVTVGRFANRIGGGRFTLDGRPYQLTLNDKVNSLHGGTKGFDKHLWRIVSMKDGPTASVVMALTSPDGDQGYPGKVDATVTYSLDEAGALTIAFEAKTDKPTIVNMTNHAIFNLNGEGSPSGATFHKLTIPATTYTPVDAKLIPTGERRPVAGTVFDFRSPRVVADGIRDGNDQQIRYGQGYDHNFALDKGLTVTPQLAARLEDPASGRVLEVLSTEPGVQFYTGNFLDGTYVGKKGHLYRMGDGIALEPQKFPDSPNKPDFVSPRVDPGKPYRHTMIYRFSTVR; from the coding sequence ATGAGTTCGACTGCGGCCCTGGCGGGCGAGGCGAAACGCGCCCCCGCCGGGCAACTGGCCGATGGTGCCGCGATCGAGGCGGTGACCCTGACCAACAAGGCCGGGCTGTCGGCGCGCGTCCTGACGTACGGCGCCACGTTGCAGTCGGTCATGGCGCCCGACCGCGACGGCAAGCTGGCCGACGTCCTGCTCGGCTATGACAAGGCCGACGATTATGTGAACCATCCCAATTTCTTCGGGGTGACGGTCGGCCGCTTCGCCAACCGGATCGGCGGCGGGCGCTTCACGCTCGACGGGCGCCCCTATCAGCTGACGCTGAACGACAAGGTCAATTCGCTGCACGGCGGGACCAAGGGCTTCGACAAGCATCTGTGGCGCATCGTCTCGATGAAGGACGGCCCGACCGCCAGCGTCGTCATGGCGCTGACCAGCCCCGATGGCGATCAGGGCTATCCGGGCAAGGTCGATGCGACCGTGACCTATTCGCTCGACGAGGCGGGGGCGCTGACCATCGCGTTCGAGGCGAAGACCGACAAGCCGACCATCGTCAACATGACGAACCACGCGATCTTCAACCTGAACGGCGAAGGCTCGCCTTCGGGCGCGACCTTCCACAAGCTGACCATCCCAGCGACGACCTATACCCCGGTCGACGCCAAGCTGATCCCGACCGGCGAGCGTCGTCCGGTTGCGGGCACCGTCTTCGACTTCCGCAGCCCGCGCGTGGTCGCCGACGGCATTCGCGACGGCAATGACCAGCAGATCCGCTATGGCCAGGGCTACGACCATAATTTCGCGCTCGACAAGGGCCTGACCGTCACGCCGCAGCTGGCGGCCCGGCTGGAGGACCCCGCCTCGGGCCGCGTGCTCGAGGTGCTGTCGACCGAACCGGGCGTGCAATTCTATACGGGCAATTTCCTCGACGGCACCTATGTCGGCAAGAAGGGCCATCTGTACCGCATGGGCGACGGCATCGCGCTCGAGCCGCAGAAATTCCCCGACTCGCCCAACAAGCCCGATTTCGTCTCGCCGCGCGTCGATCCCGGCAAGCCCTACCGGCATACCATGATCTACCGCTTCTCCACCGTTCGCTGA
- a CDS encoding sugar MFS transporter, giving the protein MAAPVVSRANGASPAAGGGRYGSALALLASLFFMWGFITVINGTLLPHLRSVFELSYFQASLIESVWFIAYFFASIPSAKLIERIGYQKSLVTGLLIMAAGAVGMMLAASLPSYGVTLLMLFVIASGITLLQVAANPYVAVLGPADTASSRLNLVQAMNSMGTMLAPLFGAYLILGRSKGGTAQAGEALTQAERLADAHAVVLPYGLVAIVLVVLALVIARFPLPAMGSATSRIAKEERKNHSLWKHRNLVFGIGAIFIYLIAEIGVGNLFVNFVSRPDIGNMTTEAAGRYLTLLWGGMMVGRFVGSAIMQKVPAGAVLAVFSIGAFLTMLVTVFADGHIAMWSLILVGLFHSIMFPTIFTLGIRGLGPLTEEGSGLLIMAIAGGALVAVHGWLADHYGLQQSFLLTAVCELYILFYAVWGSKPTNAFPDEDAG; this is encoded by the coding sequence ATGGCCGCACCCGTCGTTTCCCGCGCCAACGGCGCGTCGCCAGCCGCGGGAGGGGGCAGATACGGCTCCGCACTGGCGCTGCTGGCCAGCCTGTTCTTCATGTGGGGCTTCATCACGGTCATCAACGGGACGCTGCTGCCGCACCTGCGCAGCGTGTTCGAGCTGAGCTATTTCCAGGCCTCGCTGATCGAGAGCGTCTGGTTCATCGCCTATTTCTTCGCCTCCATCCCCTCGGCCAAGCTGATCGAGCGGATCGGATACCAGAAGTCGCTGGTGACGGGCCTGCTCATCATGGCGGCGGGTGCGGTCGGCATGATGCTGGCGGCGTCGCTGCCCTCTTATGGCGTCACGCTGCTGATGCTGTTCGTGATCGCCAGCGGCATCACCCTGCTCCAGGTCGCGGCCAACCCCTATGTCGCGGTGCTCGGCCCGGCGGACACGGCGTCGTCGCGCCTCAACCTCGTCCAGGCGATGAACTCAATGGGCACGATGCTGGCCCCGCTGTTCGGCGCCTATCTGATCCTCGGCCGGTCCAAGGGCGGCACGGCGCAGGCCGGTGAGGCGCTGACCCAGGCCGAACGCCTGGCCGATGCGCATGCGGTGGTCCTGCCTTACGGCCTGGTCGCGATCGTTCTGGTCGTGCTGGCGCTCGTCATCGCGCGCTTCCCGCTGCCCGCCATGGGTTCGGCGACCAGCCGGATCGCCAAGGAGGAGCGCAAGAACCATTCGCTGTGGAAGCATCGCAACCTGGTGTTCGGCATCGGCGCGATCTTCATCTACCTGATCGCCGAGATCGGCGTGGGCAACCTGTTCGTCAACTTCGTCAGCCGCCCCGACATCGGCAACATGACCACCGAGGCGGCGGGCCGTTACCTGACGCTGCTGTGGGGCGGGATGATGGTCGGTCGCTTCGTCGGCTCGGCGATCATGCAGAAGGTGCCTGCGGGCGCGGTGCTGGCGGTCTTCTCGATCGGCGCGTTCCTGACCATGCTGGTCACCGTGTTCGCCGATGGTCACATCGCCATGTGGTCGCTGATCCTGGTCGGCCTGTTCCACTCGATCATGTTCCCGACCATCTTCACGCTGGGCATTCGCGGCCTCGGCCCGCTGACCGAGGAAGGCTCGGGCCTGCTGATCATGGCGATCGCGGGCGGCGCGCTGGTCGCGGTGCATGGCTGGCTGGCCGATCATTACGGGTTGCAGCAGTCGTTCCTGCTGACCGCGGTGTGCGAACTCTACATCCTGTTCTACGCGGTCTGGGGTTCGAAGCCGACCAACGCCTTCCCCGACGAGGACGCCGGCTGA